The Oncorhynchus kisutch isolate 150728-3 linkage group LG14, Okis_V2, whole genome shotgun sequence genomic sequence gacatttttgagaaatgttggggttaagGATTGGGATTAAAATCTTCCTGGAAGTCACAGAAGGTAcacggagggacatgtcaaaatgcatattaaaaaaaagtatttattcataTTATTTTTTAAGTCTGCTTTATTGAagtctccatgtggtctatattaaagggcacttcattaaatataacaggcttttaaaattcaatatttgtgcacaatttctacttaaaatatcaaagggatgcaaaaggcactcatttcgtGTAACGACCCACCATGCAAGGTCAAATGAATGCATACTTTCAGTTTTAAATCCTAATGCAAGCCTACCTGACTTGGTTGGGGGGTGGAGGTGGGTTTGGTCCAACGGCAGGTGGAGGAAACAGAGACGGGTGATGCCACCACCTGGACTGAAGCAGGAGCCTGCAGAAGTAAACAATGTGGTCAATGGTCGCAATCAGGTTGGAGCATTAAatgcaaaatacaaaacaaaaggCTGTACAACCATTTGCAAAACAATACAGAGGTTTCAATAGCTGCTCATAGCGTGCTTGTAATGTGTTCAACTCAAGAAACATTTGTTTTCCACTTTTTATGTCCAGAACAGAGAAAATGTAAACATTTATTAGGTACAGTATACCATCATGTTCATGGAAATGGTTCTCTCCTACAAACGGtgggcatcgaggcattcagttactttGAGCGcggtatgatcgtcggtgccaatGTGCGCCGGTTCCAGTATATCCGAAACggccggcctcctgggcttttcacgcacgacagtgtcaaaggtttaccgagaatggtccgccaaacaaaaaacatctgtcaagaatcgtgcaagctaacaggcggtcCACAAAAAGGCAAATAATGGCGCAATACAAGAGTGGTGTGCAGGACGGCACCTCAGAACGCACAACTTGtcagtccttgtcacggatggactattgcagcagacgaccaccccgggttccactcctatcagataaatacaagaagaagcggctccaggGGGCACGCGATAAccaaacactggacaattgagtggaaaaacattgcctggtttgACGAATCACGGTTCCTGTttcgtcatgctgatggcagagccAGGATTGGTGTAAGCAGGTGTcaatggtacaggctggtggcggtggtgtaatggtgtggggaatgttttcctggcacatgttaggtcccttgataccaattgagcaacgtttgaacgccacaccttgtagaatccatgccctaaagaattcaggctgtccctggaggcaaagggggatcCGATCCGGTACTAGATGGGGGGTGCACCTAATAAACTGGCTACTGAGTGTatctctattatgtgtgggaatactttgggaacaaattaaaatcacttggatcTGATTCGCtggtcttttatgtccaacaaatCACCcaccaccagttggggaaccctgtccTAGTGCCTACCTGGTAGGAGTGCTCAGAGTGGACCTGCCCGAAGCACCCTGGGATGGAGGGGGCAGACTGGCTGAGCTGGCTGGGCTGGGGATTCACTTCTGTTGGGGAGTCTCCTCCAGCTCCTGCTCCTACCCCTGGTTCTCCTGGTCCTACCCCAGAGGTAGAGGGGCTGGAGGGGGAGGCACAGGCCAACCAGGGGGTGCTGGTGCTAGTGGTAGGGGTGTGGGTGGAGACCCCAGGAGGTGGGGTGAGGGGCTGCAGCTCCCGCTGGTGGATCTCTGTGTAGTAGAAGTCCTCCTCGCTGCGGGAGCAACGCTCATGCTCAACACTCTGGCTGTGGAAGAGAAAACACATATGGTACATAGATTAATGcaactgttgtttttttgtattcttCTGCCACTACCACTGCTAGTAGAAGCACTCCCACATTCTAACAATACAATAATACAAGTATTTTATAAAGCTATGTGGATACATAATTGGAAATGTTATTGTCACTTACCCCAGGTGCAGGGTACGGATGTGACGTTTCATCCCCACGACAGACGTCAGAATCTTCCCACAGTTGGGCCACAGACACCTGTAGGCCAGCTTCACTGAGTTCTGGAGAGAGGGAACACAAGTTCACAGTTAAGCAAGGTTGATGGAACTGACTCAACTCTAAATGAAGAACAAATAGTTAATAGCTGATGTGTTTGCCAGTCAATTCTGGTAAATTTTAGCAAGGTTATTTCCGTGACTACCCTACTCACCCTGCGTTTCCGTGGCGCAGGCTCATCAAACAGCACCTGCTCCAGCTCCATGTCCAATCCCTCATCAGTGGGCGTGGCCAGGCTGTGACCTTCTGTCTCTGTGATTGGCGGAGATGGGGCCGGGCTTCTGTAGCCACGGTCACAGCTCCAGTAGCCACTGCTGCCGCTGTCTGAGAGTTCCCCCGCCCCGCACTCCATGCCAGTAGAACctgctgtgtacacacacacacacatatattagaTTAGACCTGCAATGATTAATGACATATGAAAATTATAATTAAGAGCTTATCAATCAATTAATATATCAATTAATTACCTATGACTGTGTCTCTGTGAGGTGGGCTCTGAACAACAGGGCTGCAGGACAGGCTGGTCAGAACGAGGGCTGCCATCATCTCATCCATATCCACTGACTCTGGACTCCTGGAGCTGGGAGAAAGGgattaggaacacacacacacacacacacacacacacaacacacaacacacaacacacacacacacacacacacacacacacacacacacacacacacacacacacacacacacacacacacacacacagagacagagacagagacagagacagacacagacgtaTACCCTGctcccataaacacacacatgcccaACCTCATACAGAACCTCCACTACATTATACTACCCTTACCTCCCCACATTACACTATCCTTACCTCCACACACTACATTATACTACCCTTACCTCCCCACATTACACTACCCTTACCTCcccacactacattacactaccctTACCTCCCCACACTACATTATACTACCCTTACCTCCCCACACTACATTATACTACCCTTACCTCcccacactacattacactatccTTACCTCCACACACTACATTATACTACCCTTACCTCCCCACATTACACTACCCTTACCTCcccacactacattacactaccctTACCTCCCCACACTACATTATACTACCCTTACCTCcccacactacattacactaccctTACCTCcccacactacattacactaccctTACCTCCCCACATTACACTACCCTTACCTCCCCACACTACATTATACCTCCCTTACCTCCCCACACTACATTATACTACCCTTACCTCCCCACATTACACTATCCTTACCTCCACACACTACATTATACTACCCTTACCTCCCCACATTACACTATCCTTACCTCCACACACTACATTATACTACCCTTACCTCCCCACATTACACTACCCTTACCTCcccacactacattacactaccctTACCTCCCCACATTACACTACCCTTACCTccacacactacattacactaccctTACCTCcccacactacattacactaccctTACCTCcccacactacattacactatccTTACCTCCACACACTATATTAGACTATTCTTACCCCCCCACACTAGATTACACTACCCTTACCTCcccacactacattacactaccgTTACCTCCCCACATTACACTACCCTTACCTCCCCACATTACACTATTCTTACCTCcccacactacattacactatccTTACCTCCCCACACTAGATTATACTACCTTTACCTCcctacactatattacactatcCTTACCTCCACACACTATATTAGACTATTCTTACCCCCCCACACTAGATTACACTACCCTTACCTCcccacactacattacactaccctTACCTCcccacactacattacactaccctTACCTCcccacactacattacactaccctTACCTccacacactacattacactaccctTACCTCcccacactacattacactaccctTACCTCcccacactacattacactatccTTACCTCCCCACACTACCCTTACCTCcccacactacattacactatccTTACCTCCACACTACATTAGACTATTCTTACCCCCCAACACTAGATTACACTACCCTTACCTCCCCGCACTACATTAAACTACCGTTACCTACCCATATTACACTACCCTTACCTCCCCACATTACACTACCCTTACCTCcccacactacattacactaccgTTACCTCCCCACATCACACTACCCTTACCTCcccacactacattacactatccTTACCTccacacactacattacactaccctTACCTCCCCACATTACACTATCCTTACCTCcccacactacattacactaccctTACCTccacacactacattacactaccctTACCTCcccacactacattacactatccTTACCTCCCCACACTACCCTTACCTCcccacactacattacactatccTTACCTCCACACACTACATTAGACTATTCTTACCTCcccacactacattacactattcTTACCTTcccacactacattacactaccctTACCTCCCCACATTACACTATCCTTACCTCcccacactacattacactaccctTACCTccacacactacattacactaccctTACCTCCCCACATTACACTACCCTTACCTCcccacactacattacactaccctTACCTCCTGGACACATTGGGAACATCGATGCAGGAGGACACTTGGTATGGTTTCCTTGTGCTCTGTGTTGCagcaggaggatgaggagggacgGTGGGGGAGGTCCAGACATCCTGTAGTTTCCTCAGGACATGCTGTCCCAGAGCAGGTAGCAGGATGGCCACCTCATTATCCACATGGTTGTGTTGCTCCACCACCCCTGTGCACTCACGCCCtccacacaacacatacacctgtggagggagggagggtttagAGACAGTGACATGTTAaatctgggagggagggagggagggagcgag encodes the following:
- the LOC109904500 gene encoding zinc finger protein 395 isoform X1; its protein translation is MLPKTRLGKRSPLGALLCTSCPSMESTLETGAHGDPEGGVGSPTMGPPGPQHLSRFNYKLHPGQKVYVLCGGRECTGVVEQHNHVDNEVAILLPALGQHVLRKLQDVWTSPTVPPHPPAATQSTRKPYQVSSCIDVPNVSRSSRSPESVDMDEMMAALVLTSLSCSPVVQSPPHRDTVIAGSTGMECGAGELSDSGSSGYWSCDRGYRSPAPSPPITETEGHSLATPTDEGLDMELEQVLFDEPAPRKRRNSVKLAYRCLWPNCGKILTSVVGMKRHIRTLHLGQSVEHERCSRSEEDFYYTEIHQRELQPLTPPPGVSTHTPTTSTSTPWLACASPSSPSTSGVGPGEPGVGAGAGGDSPTEVNPQPSQLSQSAPSIPGCFGQVHSEHSYQAPASVQVVASPVSVSSTCRWTKPTSTPQPSQGAPFLVRSVSVGEQWLQQQNAPIRPHPASTSPPRSHWTTRRIRGEAKKCRKVYGIEHRDQWCTACRWKKACQRFLD
- the LOC109904500 gene encoding zinc finger protein 395 isoform X2 produces the protein MLPKTRLGKRSPLGALLCTSCPSMESTLETGAHGDPEGGVGSPTMGPPGPQHLSRFNYKLHPGQKVYVLCGGRECTGVVEQHNHVDNEVAILLPALGQHVLRKLQDVWTSPTVPPHPPAATQSTRKPYQVSSCIDVPNVSRSSRSPESVDMDEMMAALVLTSLSCSPVVQSPPHRDTVIGSTGMECGAGELSDSGSSGYWSCDRGYRSPAPSPPITETEGHSLATPTDEGLDMELEQVLFDEPAPRKRRNSVKLAYRCLWPNCGKILTSVVGMKRHIRTLHLGQSVEHERCSRSEEDFYYTEIHQRELQPLTPPPGVSTHTPTTSTSTPWLACASPSSPSTSGVGPGEPGVGAGAGGDSPTEVNPQPSQLSQSAPSIPGCFGQVHSEHSYQAPASVQVVASPVSVSSTCRWTKPTSTPQPSQGAPFLVRSVSVGEQWLQQQNAPIRPHPASTSPPRSHWTTRRIRGEAKKCRKVYGIEHRDQWCTACRWKKACQRFLD